The Cucurbita pepo subsp. pepo cultivar mu-cu-16 chromosome LG05, ASM280686v2, whole genome shotgun sequence nucleotide sequence CAGTTTTTGGCTTCTCTGAAGTGGGTTTCTTCTACTCGTCGCTGAGAAGGtatgtttatgtttattgAATCCTTTTATAAACATGTGTTTCCTTTTGGGGTTTGAGATTGTTCGATCCTACAATGCATTATGAAtcattgtttgattttgatctgTTTGTGGCGTTTTCGGACATTAGATGTTGTTTTTTGTTATGCAGCTGCTGGATTTAACTTAAGAACTTGTATTGCGTTTGACAATGGCATCGAAGTCATTCAAGCCAAACCGTTCAAATTTGTCAACAGCTTCTGATGCATCTGAAGCACAGAAGCCTCCTCTTCCACCTACTGTGACATTCGGTCGGAGAACCTCCTCCGGTCGCTATATTAGCTACTCGAGGGATGATCTCGATAGCGAGCTTGGGAGTGGTGACTTTATGAACTATACCGTGCACATTCCTCCAACGCCTGATAATCAACCAATGGATCCTTCAATCTCACAGAAGGTTGAAGAACAATACGTATCGAATTCGCTGTTTACCGGTGGGTTCAATAACATAACACGAGCTCATTTAATGGATAAAGTGATTGAATCTGAAGCAACACATCCTCAAATGGCGGGTACGAAAGGATCTTCGTGTTCTATACCTGGCTGTGATGCAAAGGTTATGAGCGATGAACGTGGAAATGATATACTCCCTTGTGAATGCGATTTCAAGATATGTCGAGATTGCTATGTCGATGCTGTTAAACTAGGTGGTGGGATTTGTCCAGGCTGCAAAGAACCGTATAAAAACACAGATCTTGATGAAATTGCTGTTGAACATGGAAGACCGCTTCCGCTTCCTCCACCAGCCACAATGTCGAAGATGGAGAGGAGGCTATCGTTGATGAAGTCGACGAAATCTGCGTTGATGCGAAGCCACACGGGGGTTGGAGAATTTGATCATAATAAATGGCTATTCGAAACGAGAGGAACTTATGGATATGGGAATGCTATATGGCCGAAGGATGAGGGTTTTGAAAATGGTAATACTGATGAAGTCGAGCCTATGGAGTTTATGAATAAACCGTGGCGGCCCCTAACTCGAAAGTTGAAGATTCCTGCTGCTGTTCTTAGCCCGTATCGGTATGTTCTTAGTTTATAAGTGGTATTGATATTCTAGCATGCTATGGGATTTCACCCAACTTATTGTTGAATAACATTGTTGTGACAGACTTTTGATCGTTGTTCGAATGGTCGTGCTCGGGTTCTTCTTGGCTTGGCGAGTGAGCCATCCGAACACTGATGCGTACTGGTTGTGGGCTATGTCTATAGTTTGTGAGATTTGGTTTGCTTTTTCTTGGCTGCTTGATCAGCTGCCAAAGTTGTGCCCAATCAATAGAGCTACTGATCTTAACGTGTTGACGGAGAAATTCGAAACGCCTAGTCCGAGTAATCCTACCGGAAAATCTGATCTACCGGGCATAGATATCTTTGTTTCTACTGCAGATCCCGAGAAAGAACCGCCTCTTGTAACTGCGAACACGATCCTTTCGATTCTAGCTGCAGACTACCCGGTTGAAAAGCTTGCTTGTTATGTTTCTGATGATGGAGGTGCGCTTTTAACTTTCGAGGCCATGGCTGAAGCTGCAAGTTTTGCTAATACTTGGGTTCCTTTCTGTCGAAAACATGGCATCGAACCGCGCAATCCCGAgtcttattttagtttgaaaagAGATCCATTCAAGAACAAAGTTAAGCCAGATTTTGTCAAGGATCGTAGACGTGTTAAGCGTGAGTATGACGAGTTCAAAGTTCGTATTAATGGACTTCCTGACTCTATTCGTCGTCGCTCGGATGCTTATCATGCACGAGAAGAAATCAAAGCTATGAAGCTTCAGAAACAGAACATTGGTGCTGATGAACCGATTGAGAGTGTGAAAATCGCTAAAGCGACATGGATGGCTGATGGCACGCATTGGCCAGGGACTTGGTTGCAGCCATCGTCTGAGCACTCGAAGGGTGACCATGCCGGTATCATACAGGTACGACGCGAACCTACTCGAAGATCATTGTTTAAATAGGGATTTCGATCGTTTTTTTTCACTGAGGTGTCTATCTTGTTTTGTTATAGGTGATGTTGAAGCCACCTAGTGATGAACCTCTTCATGGAAATGTTGAAGATGAGAAACTTATCGACACTTCCGAGGTCGATATTCGTCTTCCTTTGCTCGTTTATGTTTCTCGAGAGAAACGACCAGGCTATGACCACAACAAGAAGGCAGGAGCGATGAATGCTCTAGTTCGAGCCTCGGCAATCATGTCGAATGGTCCGTTCATTCTCAACCTCGATTGTGACCACTATATCTACAACTCTCAAGCAATGAGAGAAGGAATGTGCTTCATGATGGATCGTGGAGGCGATCGTCTTTGCTATGTCCAATTCCCTCAAAGGTTCGAGGGTATCGATCCTTCCGATCGATATGCAAATCACAACACTGTGTTTTTCGACGTTAACATGCGAGCTCTTGACGGTCTTCAAGGACCAGTGTACGTCGGAACAGGATGTCTGTTTAGAAGGGTTGCCTTATATGGTTTCGATCCACCTCGATCGAAAGAGCATCACCCTGGTttttgtagttgttgttgtggCGGACGAAAAAAGCATACATCCGTCGCGAGCACACCGGAAGAGAGCAGAGCTTTGAGAATGGGTGATTctgatgatgaagaaatgaATCTCTCTTTGTTTCCTAAGAGATTTGGGAACTCTACTTTCCTTATTGATTCAATCCCGGTTGCTGAATTTCAAGGCCGCCCCTTGGCCGATCACCCTGCCGTGAAGAACGGACGTCCACCGGGTGCTCTTACGATCCCTCGTGATCTCCTCGATGCTTCAACAGTTGCAGAGGCAATCAGTGTCATTTCTTGCTGGTACGAAGACAAGACCGAATGGGGTAACCGTGTTGGATGGATTTACGGATCTGTTACTGAAGATGTGGTCACTGGATATAGGATGCATAATAGAGGATGGAAATCGGTGTACTGCGTAACAAAACGAGACGCTTTTCGTGGGACAGCTCCGATCAACCTAACAGATAGGCTGCATCAAGTCCTCCGATGGGCTACCGGGTCGGTCGAGATCTTCTTCTCCCGCAACAACGCCATCCTAGCTAGTCCAAGAATGAAACTTCTACAAAGAATAGCATACTTAAACGTGGGGATATATCCATTCACTTCAATCTTCCTCATAGTATATTGCTTTCTACCAGCACTGTCGCTGTTCTCCGGTCAGTTCATCGTCCAAACGCTTAACGTCACGTTCCTTACATACCTTCTGGTTATCACGTTAACATTGTGCATGCTTGCGGTGCTCGAGATCCGATGGTCTGGTATTGAATTAGAAGAGTGGTGGAGGAATGAGCAGTTCTGGTTGATTGGTGGTACAAGTGCACATCTTGCTGCTGTACTTCAGGGTCTGCTAAAAGTCGTTGCTGGGATCGAAATATCGTTCACTTTGACGTCGAAATCGGGAGGTGACGACGTAGACGATGAGTTTGCTGATCTCTACATAGTgaaatggacatctctaatGATACCACCAA carries:
- the LOC111794934 gene encoding cellulose synthase-like protein D3 → MASKSFKPNRSNLSTASDASEAQKPPLPPTVTFGRRTSSGRYISYSRDDLDSELGSGDFMNYTVHIPPTPDNQPMDPSISQKVEEQYVSNSLFTGGFNNITRAHLMDKVIESEATHPQMAGTKGSSCSIPGCDAKVMSDERGNDILPCECDFKICRDCYVDAVKLGGGICPGCKEPYKNTDLDEIAVEHGRPLPLPPPATMSKMERRLSLMKSTKSALMRSHTGVGEFDHNKWLFETRGTYGYGNAIWPKDEGFENGNTDEVEPMEFMNKPWRPLTRKLKIPAAVLSPYRLLIVVRMVVLGFFLAWRVSHPNTDAYWLWAMSIVCEIWFAFSWLLDQLPKLCPINRATDLNVLTEKFETPSPSNPTGKSDLPGIDIFVSTADPEKEPPLVTANTILSILAADYPVEKLACYVSDDGGALLTFEAMAEAASFANTWVPFCRKHGIEPRNPESYFSLKRDPFKNKVKPDFVKDRRRVKREYDEFKVRINGLPDSIRRRSDAYHAREEIKAMKLQKQNIGADEPIESVKIAKATWMADGTHWPGTWLQPSSEHSKGDHAGIIQVMLKPPSDEPLHGNVEDEKLIDTSEVDIRLPLLVYVSREKRPGYDHNKKAGAMNALVRASAIMSNGPFILNLDCDHYIYNSQAMREGMCFMMDRGGDRLCYVQFPQRFEGIDPSDRYANHNTVFFDVNMRALDGLQGPVYVGTGCLFRRVALYGFDPPRSKEHHPGFCSCCCGGRKKHTSVASTPEESRALRMGDSDDEEMNLSLFPKRFGNSTFLIDSIPVAEFQGRPLADHPAVKNGRPPGALTIPRDLLDASTVAEAISVISCWYEDKTEWGNRVGWIYGSVTEDVVTGYRMHNRGWKSVYCVTKRDAFRGTAPINLTDRLHQVLRWATGSVEIFFSRNNAILASPRMKLLQRIAYLNVGIYPFTSIFLIVYCFLPALSLFSGQFIVQTLNVTFLTYLLVITLTLCMLAVLEIRWSGIELEEWWRNEQFWLIGGTSAHLAAVLQGLLKVVAGIEISFTLTSKSGGDDVDDEFADLYIVKWTSLMIPPITIMITNLIAIAVGFSRTIYSVIPQWSRLIGGVFFSFWVLAHLYPFAKGLMGRRGRTPTIVFVWSGLIAITISLLWVAISPPSGTNQIGGSFTFP